From Coffea arabica cultivar ET-39 chromosome 2e, Coffea Arabica ET-39 HiFi, whole genome shotgun sequence, the proteins below share one genomic window:
- the LOC113730647 gene encoding protein SMAX1-LIKE 3-like, whose translation MRTGGYPLQQSLTAEATNIVKQAVSLARRRGHAQVTPLHVANAMLASSASLFRRACLQSHTHPLQCKALEVCFNVALNRLPTSTSSPLLAPHSHLPSLSNALVAAFKRAQAHQRRGSIENQQQPILALKVEIEQLVISILDDPSVSRVMREAGFSSTQVKTKVEQAVSLENRTSHNNSPAVSARESKESIKPLLLRNCISSPTLSSSQFRLSLSRAAEHVRDDDVMSIVSSMMNKRTKNTVIVGECPATGESVIKGVIDKFDKGNVPGEMRSVQFISVPLFTLRNISREEFEEKLGELRSLVRSYLSRGVVLYLGDLKWVSEFWSTYGEQKASFYSPVEHMIMELSRLLCGMGDSGKLWIMGIATFQTYMKCKAGRPSLETLWDLHPLTIPVGSLALSLNLESDLNNHFRSKAAGEGSSWLLSKAGAEKHLTCCADCVANFKREVRSIARGPLESDTMNATYTTSSSLPSWLQQYKEEKRRETNNDQEFDKIRDLCMKWNSICKSVHKKSPHFLEKASNFSSASPCSSASISSNDKPSSKSHHQSLLTWPLIFEPDGPNQSPKERKFFVSESEEEALEPKILAMYKPDIKPDLLSNPNSSPNSASSSEASGDMDCLLPKFKEHNPENLEILRNALEKKVPWQRENIPEIARTILECRSGKSNNKGKKRNKTDREETWLFFLGVDCEGKEKIARELARIVFGSQDNFINIGLSSFSSTRADSTEEVSNKRSRDEHGRSYLERFADAVHENPSRVFFMEDVDQVDYHSQKGVKKAIESGTLTLPDGEMILFKDAIVIFSCNSFSSVSRASSPHMGSERNSNCEQKEEQIGDNSEEKRPCASLDLNIATEDHANEHPFADIGILDLVDKQVMFKVQVV comes from the exons ATGAGAACTGGAGGTTACCCTCTCCAACAATCTCTAACAGCTGAAGCTACAAACATAGTGAAACAAGCAGTTAGCCTTGCTAGAAGGAGAGGCCATGCTCAAGTAACTCCTCTTCATGTAGCAAATGCCATGCTTGCTTCTTCCGCCAGCCTATTCCGCCGCGCCTGCCTCCAATCCCACACTCATCCCCTCCAATGCAAAGCCCTTGAGGTTTGTTTCAATGTAGCTCTCAATCGTCTCCCCACATCTACATCAAGCCCTTTATTAGCCCCTCACTCACACCTCCCTTCCCTCTCCAACGCCTTGGTTGCTGCGTTCAAGCGTGCACAAGCCCATCAACGACGCGGCTCCATAGAAAACCAGCAGCAGCCCATTTTAGCCCTCAAGGTAGAGATAGAACAGCTAGTAATCTCCATCCTAGATGACCCTAGTGTTAGTAGAGTCATGAGAGAAGCCGGTTTTTCGAGTACTCAAGTGAAAACCAAGGTAGAACAAGCAGTGTCCTTGGAGAATCGTACATCCCATAATAATAGTCCTGCGGTCAGTGCTCGTGAGTCTAAAGAAAGTATCAAACCATTACTTCTTAGAAATTGCATATCTTCTCCAACGTTGTCTTCGAGTCAATTTAGGTTGTCACTCAGCAGAGCTGCTGAACATGTACGGGATGATGATGTGATGAGTATTGTTAGCTCAATGATGAATAAAAGGACCAAAAACACTGTTATCGTAGGGGAGTGTCCAGCTACAGGTGAAAGTGTAATTAAAGGAGTGATAGATAAATTCGACAAGGGAAATGTTCCTGGGGAAATGAGGTCCGTGCAATTTATCAGTGTCCCTCTTTTTACTTTGAGGAATATTTCTAGGGAAGAATTTGAGGAGAAACTTGGGGAGCTTAGATCATTAGTAAGAAGTTATTTGAGTAGAGGGGTGGTTTTGTACTTGGGTGATCTTAAGTGGGTTTCCGAGTTTTGGTCTACATATGGAGAACAAAAGGCTAGCTTTTACTCGCCAGTGGAGCACATGATAATGGAGCTTAGTAGATTGTTGTGTGGGATGGGGGATAGTGGAAAGTTGTGGATTATGGGGATTGCAACTTTTCAGACTTACATGAAATGTAAGGCTGGCCGTCCTTCTTTGGAGACTCTTTGGGATCTTCATCCTCTTACAATTCCCGTTGGAAGTTTGGCTCTCAGCCTTAACCTTGAGAG CGATTTGAACAATCATTTCAGAAGCAAGGCAGCGGGAGAGGGGTCCAGTTGGTTACTGAGTAAAGCAGGAGCTGAGAAGCACCTGACGTGCTGTGCAGATTGTGTGGCCAATTTCAAAAGAGAAGTTAGAAGCATAGCAAGAGGTCCTCTTGAAAGTGACACCATGAATGCCACTTACACTACTAGCTCAAGCTTGCCTTCATGGCTCCAACAAtacaaggaagagaaaagaagagaaacaaACAATGATCAG GAATTTGACAAGATTAGAGATCTGTGCATGAAATGGAACTCAATCTGCAAATCGGTTCACAAAAAGAGCCCTCACTTTCTCGAGAAAGCCTCAAACTTTTCTTCAGCATCTCCTTGTTCATCTGCTTCAATATCCTCAAATGACAAACCAAGCTCTAAATCGCATCATCAAAGTCTCCTCACCTGGCCATTGATTTTTGAACCTGACGGTCCAAATCAATCGCCTAAAGAACGCAAATTCTTTGTATCAGAAAGTGAGGAGGAAGCACTTGAACCAAAAATTTTGGCAATGTACAAGCCAGACATCAAACCTGACCTTTTATCTAATCCAAATTCTAGTCCTAATTCAGCTTCCTCCAGTGAAGCAAGTGGGGATATGGATTGCTTACTGCCTAAGTTCAAGGAGCATAACCCTGAGAATCTTGAGATTCTTCGCAATGCATTGGAGAAGAAAGTTCCATGGCAGAGAGAAAATATACCAGAGATTGCTCGTACAATCCTGGAGTGCAGGTCAGGAAAGAGCAACAAcaaaggcaagaaaagaaataaaacggATAGAGAAGAAACATGGTTGTTTTTCTTAGGTGTTGATTGTGaagggaaagagaaaattgCTAGAGAGCTTGCAAGAATTGTTTTTGGTTCTCAAGATAACTTCATTAATATAGGTCTTAGCTCGTTCTCATCGACAAGAGCTGATTCGACCGAAGAAGTTAGCAACAAAAGATCAAGGGACGAACATGGGCGGAGTTATCTCGAGAGATTTGCAGATGCAGTTCATGAAAATCCTAGTCGTGTGTTTTTCATGGAAGATGTGGATCAAGTTGATTATCATTCCCAAAAGGGTGTCAAGAAAGCTATTGAAAGCGGAACTCTTACACTTCCTGATGGAGAAATGATTCTTTTTAAGGATGCCATTGTCATTTTCAGCTGTAATAGCTTCAGCTCAGTCTCAAGAGCTTCTTCTCCTCACATGGGTTCAGAAAGAAACAGTAATTGTGAACAGAAAGAAGAACAAATTGGAGATAACTCGGAGGAAAAGAGACCTTGTGCCTCTTTAGATTTGAATATTGCTACCGAAGACCATGCAAATGAGCACCCGTTTGCTGACATTgggattttggatttggtggacAAGCAAGTTATGTTCAAAGTTCAAGTGGTGTGA
- the LOC113730644 gene encoding exocyst complex component EXO70A1 produces the protein MGVPWGSGGGAGGADLLSERAATMRESLLKSQSITDNMVSILGSFDHRLSALETAMRPTQIRTHAIRRAHENIDRTLKAAEVILSQFDLTRQAEGKILKGPHEDLETYLVAIEQLRENIRFFSSNKSFKSSDGVLSHANGLLNKAISKLEEEFKQLLSSYSKPVEPDRLFEGLPSSMRPSSGSPGEQPDANGKNPSPNGQHHEHHHANAENAVYTPPTLVPPRVLPLLHDLALQMVQAGHQQQLLKIYRDTRSSVLEESLRKLGVEKLSKEDVQKMQWEVLEAKIGNWIHFMRIAVKLLFAGERKVCDQIFEGFESLKDQCFAEVTAGSVAVLLSFGDAIAKSKRSPEKLFVLLDMYEIMRELHSEIETLFRGKACNDIRESALGLTKRLAQTAQETFSDFEEAVEKDATKTAVADGTVHPLTSYVINYVKFLFDYQSTLKQLFQEFENGDGSDSQLAAVTMHIMQALQTNLDGKSKQYKDPALSNLFLMNNIHYMVRSVRRSEAKDLLGDDWVQRHRRIVQQHANQYKRIAWAKILQCLSIQGLASSGGSGVSADGGNSSGASRAMVKDRLKTFNIQFEELHQRQSQWTVPDTELRDSLKLAVAEVLLPAYRSFLKRFGPLVENGKNPQKYIRYTPEDLDHMLNEFFEGKTLNEPKR, from the exons ATCAGGACTCATGCTATTAGGAGAGCTCATGAGAATATTGACAGGACATTGAAAGCTGCAGAGGTCATTTTGTCCCAGTTTGATCTTACTCGCCAG GCAGAGGGTAAAATACTCAAGGGGCCACATGAAGATCTTGAAACTTATCTTGTTGCAATTGAACAACTAAGAGAAAACATTCGGTTTTTTAGTAGCAATAAAAGTTTTAAGAGTAGTGATGGAGTACTAAGCCATGCCAATGGTTTGCTTAACAAGGCCATTTCAAAGCTGGAAGAGGAGTTTAAGCAGCTTCTGTCATCTTACAG CAAGCCTGTCGAACCTGATCGTCTTTTTGAGGGACTTCCTAGTTCAATGCGACCATCATCTGGATCACCAGGAGAGCAGCCTGATGCAAATGGGAAGAACCCTTCACCAAATGGTCAGCACCATGAGCATCATCATGCTAATGCAGAAAATGCTGTTTACACTCCGCCAACTCTTGTACCACCAAGAGTCCTGCCACTGTTGCATGATCTAGCCCTACAAATGGTTCAAGCTGGCCACCAACAGCAGTTACTGAAAATATACAG GGATACTCGTTCTTCAGTTTTGGAAGAAAGTCTTCGAAAATTGGGAGTGGAGAAACttagtaaagaggatgttcagAAGATGCAGTGGGAAGTTTTGGAAGCCAAGATTGGGAACTGGATTCATTTTATGCGGATTGCT GTCAAACTGCTATTTGCTGGGGAAAGGAAAGTTTGTGACCAAATATTTGAAGGCTTTGAGTCCCTCAAGGACCAGTGTTTTGCTGAAGTGACAGCTGGGAGTGTTGCAGTTCTCCTTAGTTTTGGTGATGCGATTGCCAAAAGTAAAAGATCTCCTGAAAAATTATTTGTGCTGCTGGATATGTATGAAATCATGCGAGAACTGCACTCTGAG ATTGAAACTCTTTTCAGAGGTAAAGCTTGCAATGATATTAGAGAATCTGCTTTGGGGTTGACAAAGCGCCTTGCCCAGACTGCACAAGAGACCTTCAGTGATTTTGAAGAAGCAGTTGAAAAAGATGCAACCAAAACTGCGGTTGCAGATGGAACTGTCCATCCTTTGACCAGCTATGTGATTAACTATGTGAAGTTCCTATTTGA CTACCAATCAACATTGAAGCAGCTCTTtcaagaatttgaaaatggAGATGGGTCAGATTCTCAATTAGCTGCTGTAACAATGCACATAATGCAGGCTTTACAAACCAATTTGGATGGGAAATCTAAGCAATATAAAGATCCTGCTCTTAGTAACTTGTTTCTTATGAACAACATTCACTACATGGTCAGATCTGTCCGCAG GTCTGAAGCCAAAGACCTGTTGGGGGATGATTGGGTGCAAAGACACAGGAGAATTGTGCAGCAACATGCAAATCAGTATAAGAGGATTGCTTGGGCCAAG ATTCTGCAATGCCTCTCCATACAAGGTCTGGCATCGTCAGGTGGTAGTGGTGTTAGTGCTGATGGGGGAAATAGTAGTGGAGCTTCAAGAGCAATGGTGAAAGATAG attGAAGACTTTTAATATTCAATTTGAGGAGCTTCATCAAAGACAATCTCAGTGGACTGTCCCTGATACTGAGCTACGGGACTCTCTGAAACTTGCTGTTGCTGAAGTTTTGCTGCCAGCATACAGATCTTTCCTTAAACGCTTTGG GCCTTTGGTTGAGAATGGTAAAAATCCCCAGAAATATATCAGATACACACCCGAGGATCTCGACCACATGCTTAATGAATTTTTCGAAGGAAAAACGTTAAATGAGCCGAAGCGGTAA
- the LOC113730646 gene encoding uncharacterized protein: MHSSNISRTHHFLYYRKYNFRFSYPNYRTTTTTSERTTMEKYSKDAVGEEAIKDQLREGFAKNACDYDPSNREFDDILPHLLNIYASHATPQDFDIYAPDATFEDPLMRAQGIKQIKSAFYSIPKVFSESRITEYSIKENVISPRKKEVLMDNKQYYKFLGKDIHMISLIKLQIENGKIVRHEDWWDQKPLWNSETVRLPLVGRLAAMTRRASMLVTHCLMRFGKDPSN; encoded by the exons ATGCATTCTTCTAATATTTCAAGAACCCACCACTTCCTGTACTACCGCAAGTACAATTTCCGATTTTCATACCCCAACTAccgtactactactactacatcTGAACGCACCACCATGGAGAAGTACTCCAAAG ATGCTGTTGGCGAGGAGGCGATCAAGGATCAACTGAGGGAAGGCTTTGCCAAAAATGCCTGCGATTATGATCCTTCCAATCGTGAATTTGATGACATTCTCCCTCATCTTCTAAACAT CTATGCATCCCATGCCACACCTCAAGATTTTGATATCTATGCTCCTGATGCAACCTTTGAAGACCCGCTGATGCGAGCTCAAGG GATAAAGCAGATTAAGTCAGCTTTCTACTCAATTCCCAAG GTTTTCAGTGAGTCAAGAATCACAGAATATAGCATCAAAGAGAATGTAATTTCACCTAGAAAGAAGGAG GTACTCATGGACAACAAGCAGTATTACAAATTTCTGGGGAAAGATATACATATGATATCCCTTATCAAATTGCAGATAGAGAACGGGAAGATCGTTCGACATGAAGATTG GTGGGATCAGAAGCCCCTATGGAACAGTGAGACGGTTCGGCTGCCACTGGTCGGGCGGCTGGCAGCAATGACTCGCCGGGCCTCAATGTTGGTTACTCATTGTCTGATGCGGTTTGGCAAGGATCCAAGCAATTGA